A section of the Pseudomonas sp. FP453 genome encodes:
- a CDS encoding alpha/beta fold hydrolase has translation MRPEIAVLDIQGQYRVYTEFYRADAAAKTIIMVNGSMATTASFAQTVKSLHPQFNVVLYDQPYAGRSKIHNRHEQMLTKDVEGQILLELIDHFAAEHVLSFSWGGAATLVALAHRPRRVEKAVISSFSPVINTPMRDYLERGVDYLGNLDRDRVGHLVNNTIGKHLPSLFKRFNYKHVSSLAEHEYGQMHFHISQVLNSDRLCYLKAAKQIDIPVLFLNGEWDEYTSAQDAKLFGQHVAHSSFSTIQATGHFLDMEHKAACRDSREAVVGFLKSERPVSRLRYHQGQTQHAFAI, from the coding sequence ATGAGGCCAGAAATCGCTGTGTTGGATATACAGGGTCAGTATCGGGTTTACACGGAGTTCTATCGCGCGGACGCTGCTGCAAAGACCATCATCATGGTCAATGGCTCCATGGCCACCACGGCATCCTTCGCCCAAACCGTGAAAAGCCTGCACCCGCAATTCAACGTGGTTTTGTACGACCAGCCCTACGCCGGCCGTTCCAAAATCCATAACCGCCATGAGCAAATGCTGACGAAGGACGTCGAAGGCCAGATCCTCCTGGAACTCATCGACCACTTCGCCGCCGAACACGTGCTGTCGTTCTCCTGGGGCGGCGCCGCCACCCTGGTCGCCCTTGCCCACCGCCCGCGGCGCGTGGAGAAGGCGGTGATCAGCTCGTTCTCACCGGTGATCAACACGCCCATGCGCGACTACCTTGAACGTGGCGTTGACTACCTCGGCAACCTCGACCGCGACCGCGTCGGGCATCTCGTCAACAACACCATCGGCAAACACCTGCCGTCGTTGTTCAAACGCTTCAACTACAAGCATGTGAGCAGCCTGGCCGAGCACGAATATGGGCAGATGCACTTCCATATCAGCCAAGTGCTCAACAGCGACCGCCTGTGCTACCTCAAGGCGGCCAAACAGATCGACATTCCGGTGCTGTTCTTGAACGGCGAATGGGACGAATACACCAGCGCCCAGGACGCCAAGTTGTTCGGCCAGCATGTGGCCCACAGCAGCTTCAGCACCATCCAGGCAACGGGGCACTTCCTCGACATGGAGCACAAGGCCGCGTGCCGGGACAGCCGGGAGGCTGTCGTCGGGTTTCTGAAATCGGAGCGGCCGGTCAGTCGATTGCGTTATCACCAGGGTCAGACTCAACATGCCTTTGCGATTTGA
- a CDS encoding cysteine-rich CWC family protein: MTTPTLCPACGARNDCTLADPRTADQACWCYGVTIDPAVLEALPDALRNQACLCPRCAQVDAQLRGAEQP; the protein is encoded by the coding sequence ATGACCACGCCAACCCTCTGCCCCGCCTGCGGCGCCCGCAACGACTGCACCCTGGCCGACCCGCGCACGGCCGACCAAGCGTGCTGGTGCTACGGCGTCACCATCGACCCGGCCGTGCTTGAGGCGTTACCCGATGCACTGCGCAACCAGGCCTGCCTGTGCCCACGCTGCGCCCAGGTGGACGCGCAATTGCGCGGCGCTGAACAGCCGTAA
- a CDS encoding enoyl-CoA hydratase/isomerase family protein, translating into MNLHFEELTGSDGARIGIASLDAEKSLNALSLPMILALGERLDSWAKDPNIVCVLLRGNGPKAFCAGGEVRSLAMECREQPGVVPALAAQFFAAEYRLDYRLHTYPKPLICWGHGYVLGGGMGLLQSATVRIVTPSSRLAMPEISIGLYPDVGASWFLPRLPGKLGLFLGLTGAHINGRDALDLGLADRFLRDDQQDELIDGLLQLNWQEQTPMQLNSLLKALAQEAHSQQPEAQWLPRRTQIDEWLDVGDVRCAWRALSQLRDHSDPLFSRAGKTLSEGCPLTAHLVWEQIQRGRHLSLAQVFQMEYTMSLNCCRHPEFAEGVRARLIDKDQQPHWHWPDVHAVPEAVVQAHFHKAWEGRHPLADLSER; encoded by the coding sequence ATGAACCTGCACTTCGAAGAGCTGACCGGCAGCGACGGTGCCCGCATCGGTATCGCCAGCCTGGACGCGGAAAAATCCCTCAACGCCCTCTCCCTGCCGATGATCCTGGCCCTGGGCGAGCGCCTGGACAGTTGGGCGAAAGACCCGAATATCGTTTGCGTGCTGCTGCGCGGCAATGGGCCCAAAGCCTTTTGCGCCGGCGGCGAAGTGCGCAGCCTCGCGATGGAATGCCGTGAACAGCCCGGCGTTGTTCCGGCGTTGGCCGCACAGTTTTTTGCAGCGGAATATCGCCTCGACTATCGCCTGCATACCTATCCAAAACCGCTGATCTGCTGGGGCCATGGCTACGTACTGGGCGGCGGCATGGGCCTGTTGCAAAGTGCGACAGTGCGCATCGTCACGCCGAGCAGCCGCCTGGCCATGCCCGAGATCAGCATCGGCCTGTACCCGGATGTGGGCGCCAGTTGGTTTTTGCCGCGCCTGCCGGGCAAGCTCGGGTTGTTCCTCGGCCTGACCGGCGCGCATATTAACGGTCGCGATGCGTTGGACCTGGGCCTGGCCGACCGCTTCCTGCGCGATGACCAGCAAGACGAACTGATCGACGGCTTGCTGCAATTGAACTGGCAGGAACAAACACCGATGCAGCTCAACAGCCTGCTCAAGGCCCTGGCCCAGGAAGCGCACAGCCAGCAACCCGAAGCGCAGTGGCTGCCGCGCCGGACGCAGATCGACGAATGGCTGGATGTCGGCGATGTACGCTGCGCCTGGCGCGCCTTGAGCCAGTTGCGCGACCACAGCGACCCGCTATTCAGCCGCGCCGGCAAGACCCTGAGTGAAGGCTGCCCGTTGACCGCGCATCTGGTGTGGGAACAGATCCAGCGCGGCCGTCATTTGTCCCTCGCCCAGGTGTTCCAGATGGAATACACCATGAGCCTTAACTGCTGCCGCCACCCGGAATTTGCCGAAGGGGTACGCGCGCGGCTGATCGACAAGGACCAGCAGCCCCATTGGCATTGGCCGGATGTGCATGCGGTGCCGGAGGCGGTGGTGCAGGCGCATTTCCACAAAGCGTGGGAAGGCCGGCACCCCCTGGCGGATTTGTCTGAGCGTTAA
- the ung gene encoding uracil-DNA glycosylase encodes MTEGDRIKLEPTWKHALRDEFEQPYMAQLREFLREEHAAGKEIYPPGPLIFNALNSTPLDKVKVVILGQDPYHGPGQAHGLCFSVQPGIPTPPSLLNIYKELKRDLNIDIPNHGCLQSWADQGVLMLNTTMTVERANANAHAGKGWQFFTDRIIEVVSEHQPHLVFLLWGAHAQGKQKLIDATKHLVLTSVHPSPLSAYRGFLGCGHFSRTNKFLEQNGETAIEWRLPPL; translated from the coding sequence ATGACCGAAGGCGACCGTATCAAACTCGAACCCACCTGGAAGCACGCCCTGCGCGATGAGTTCGAACAGCCCTACATGGCCCAGTTGCGCGAGTTCCTGCGTGAGGAACATGCGGCCGGCAAAGAGATTTATCCACCCGGCCCGCTGATCTTCAACGCGCTCAACTCCACGCCGCTGGACAAGGTCAAGGTGGTGATCCTTGGCCAAGACCCGTACCACGGCCCCGGCCAGGCCCATGGTTTGTGCTTCTCGGTGCAACCGGGCATACCGACGCCGCCGTCGCTGCTCAATATCTACAAAGAGCTCAAGCGCGACCTGAACATCGACATCCCCAACCACGGCTGCCTGCAAAGCTGGGCCGACCAGGGCGTGCTGATGTTGAACACCACCATGACCGTGGAACGCGCCAACGCCAATGCGCATGCGGGCAAGGGCTGGCAGTTCTTTACGGATCGGATTATCGAGGTGGTCAGTGAGCACCAGCCGCATCTGGTGTTCTTGCTGTGGGGCGCCCATGCCCAGGGCAAGCAGAAGCTGATCGATGCCACCAAGCATCTGGTGCTGACCTCAGTGCACCCGTCGCCGTTGTCGGCGTATCGCGGGTTTTTGGGGTGCGGGCATTTCAGCCGTACCAACAAGTTTCTTGAGCAGAATGGCGAGACGGCAATTGAGTGGCGGTTGCCGCCACTCTAA
- a CDS encoding AbrB family transcriptional regulator: protein MSEVTFKHWWGTPLVGLAGGYLASLVGWPLPYMVGSLLAIILVRCLTPWQLAEIPGGRKCGQWVVGIGIGLHFTPVVIEQVMSHFGLIFFGALVTSLSSVVGVWLMRRSGEDRATAFFSSMPGGSGEMVNLGARNGAVLSRVAAGQSLRVLVVVLCVPAIFKYVLEGGAPQFHPAPVSWPWLLALFPMGALVAWGWQRLRQPNPWLFGPLLVSATASVVWDLHIGLPDGGSQIGQWLIGSGLGCHFNRQFFRRAPSFMGRTLIGTALTMALATLAAVGLSALTHLDLRSLTLGMMPGGIAEMSLTAETLQLSVPLVTAMQVMRLLFVLFLAEPLFRHWNRQPEKT from the coding sequence ATGTCTGAGGTCACCTTTAAACATTGGTGGGGAACACCGCTGGTCGGCCTGGCCGGCGGTTACCTGGCCAGCCTTGTCGGCTGGCCTTTGCCGTACATGGTCGGCTCGTTGCTGGCGATTATCCTCGTGCGTTGCCTCACGCCGTGGCAGTTGGCGGAGATTCCCGGCGGGCGCAAATGCGGCCAATGGGTGGTCGGGATCGGCATCGGCCTGCACTTTACGCCGGTGGTGATCGAGCAAGTGATGAGCCACTTCGGGCTGATCTTCTTTGGCGCGCTGGTCACCAGTCTTTCCAGTGTCGTCGGCGTGTGGCTGATGCGGCGCAGCGGTGAAGACCGCGCCACCGCGTTTTTCTCCAGCATGCCGGGCGGTTCCGGCGAGATGGTCAACCTCGGCGCACGCAATGGCGCGGTGCTCAGCCGTGTCGCGGCGGGGCAGAGTCTGCGGGTGTTGGTGGTGGTGCTGTGTGTGCCGGCGATCTTCAAGTATGTGCTTGAGGGCGGCGCGCCGCAGTTTCATCCGGCGCCGGTGAGTTGGCCTTGGCTGTTGGCGTTGTTTCCGATGGGGGCGTTGGTGGCCTGGGGCTGGCAGCGCTTGCGTCAGCCGAATCCGTGGTTGTTCGGGCCGTTGCTGGTGAGTGCGACCGCCAGTGTTGTGTGGGATCTGCATATCGGTTTGCCCGACGGCGGCAGCCAGATTGGCCAATGGTTGATCGGCAGCGGTTTGGGTTGCCACTTCAACCGACAGTTCTTTCGCCGAGCGCCGTCGTTCATGGGCCGCACCTTGATCGGTACGGCGCTGACCATGGCGTTGGCGACGTTGGCGGCAGTCGGCCTGAGTGCCCTGACCCACCTGGACTTGCGCTCGCTGACATTGGGCATGATGCCCGGCGGGATTGCCGAGATGAGCCTGACGGCCGAGACCCTGCAATTGTCGGTGCCGTTGGTGACGGCGATGCAGGTGATGCGGTTGTTGTTTGTGTTGTTTTTGGCGGAGCCACTATTCCGACACTGGAACCGCCAGCCGGAAAAAACTTAA
- a CDS encoding tripartite tricarboxylate transporter permease — MDTFGYLGQGFGVALSPYNLVTALCGTLIGTVVGLLPGLGPINGVALLIPIAFALGLPPESALILLAAVYLGCEYGGRISSILLNIPGEASTVMTTLDGYPMARKGLAGVALSLSAWSSFIGAFIATCGMVLFAPLLAKWAIAFGPAEYFVLMVFAIVCLGGMAGDKPLKTFVAALIGLFLSAVGIDANSGVYRFTGDNIHLTDGIQFVVLVLGLFSISEILLLLEKTHRGQEAVKATGRMMFNLKEASAVFVVNIRCGLLGFIMGVLPGAGATLASAVAYMTEKRLAGASGKFGQGDMRGLAAPETAIGASACGALVPMLTLGVPGSGTTAVMIGALSLYNITPGPLLFQQQPDIVWGLIASLFIANIMLVILNIPMIRIFTRILAVPNWALVPVIAIITAIGVYAVHATTFDLFLMVGIGIFGYILRKLDFPLSPVLLGFILGGLMEQNLRRALSISNGALDILWSSPITFGVWVLTALMLAFPLVRIYRKRALQRRAVADV; from the coding sequence ATGGATACTTTCGGCTATTTGGGCCAGGGCTTCGGCGTTGCACTGTCCCCGTACAACCTGGTGACCGCGTTGTGCGGCACCCTGATCGGCACCGTGGTCGGCCTGTTGCCGGGCCTGGGCCCGATCAACGGCGTGGCGTTGTTGATCCCCATCGCGTTTGCCCTGGGCTTGCCGCCGGAATCGGCGCTGATCCTGCTGGCGGCCGTGTACCTGGGCTGCGAATACGGCGGCCGGATCAGCTCGATCCTGCTCAACATCCCGGGCGAAGCCTCCACCGTGATGACCACCCTCGACGGTTACCCGATGGCCCGCAAAGGCCTGGCCGGTGTGGCGCTGTCGTTGTCGGCATGGAGTTCGTTCATCGGCGCGTTTATCGCCACCTGCGGCATGGTGCTGTTTGCGCCGTTGCTGGCCAAATGGGCAATTGCCTTCGGCCCGGCGGAATATTTCGTACTGATGGTGTTCGCGATTGTCTGTCTGGGCGGCATGGCCGGTGACAAGCCGTTGAAGACCTTTGTCGCGGCGCTGATCGGCCTGTTCCTCTCGGCGGTGGGCATCGACGCCAACAGCGGCGTGTACCGCTTTACCGGCGACAACATCCACCTCACCGACGGCATCCAGTTTGTCGTACTGGTGCTGGGTCTGTTCTCCATCAGCGAGATCCTGTTGCTCCTGGAAAAAACCCACCGTGGCCAGGAAGCGGTGAAAGCCACCGGACGGATGATGTTCAACCTGAAGGAAGCGTCCGCAGTCTTCGTGGTGAATATCCGTTGCGGCCTGCTCGGTTTCATCATGGGCGTATTGCCCGGCGCTGGCGCAACACTGGCCTCGGCCGTTGCCTACATGACCGAGAAACGCCTGGCCGGTGCCAGCGGTAAGTTCGGTCAGGGCGACATGCGCGGCCTCGCCGCCCCGGAAACCGCGATTGGTGCTTCTGCCTGCGGCGCCCTGGTGCCAATGCTGACCCTCGGCGTACCCGGTTCGGGCACCACGGCGGTGATGATCGGCGCGCTGTCGCTGTACAACATCACCCCCGGCCCGCTGCTGTTCCAACAGCAACCCGACATCGTCTGGGGCCTGATCGCGTCGTTGTTTATCGCCAACATCATGCTGGTGATCCTCAACATCCCGATGATCCGCATCTTCACGCGCATCCTTGCCGTGCCGAACTGGGCGCTGGTGCCGGTGATCGCCATCATCACCGCGATTGGTGTGTACGCCGTTCACGCCACCACCTTCGACCTGTTCCTGATGGTCGGCATCGGCATCTTCGGCTACATCCTGCGCAAGCTCGACTTCCCGCTGTCGCCGGTGCTGCTGGGCTTTATCCTCGGCGGCCTGATGGAGCAGAACCTGCGCCGGGCGCTGTCGATTTCCAACGGTGCGCTGGACATCCTCTGGTCGAGCCCGATCACCTTTGGTGTGTGGGTGCTGACCGCGCTGATGCTGGCCTTCCCGCTGGTGCGTATCTACCGCAAACGTGCCCTGCAGCGTCGTGCCGTGGCCGATGTCTGA
- a CDS encoding tripartite tricarboxylate transporter TctB family protein: MLLQRIFASVMLLVCAGLALMAWPYQAAFSYEPVGPRAYPLLMLGLMSLGLIYMIIRPQPTKHTEEEPALDRETLIKIAICVGLLIVFAGTFEPLGFILSSMLIGIPMARLYGGRWLPSVVIVSLMAIGLYLLFDKAMDVPLPLGLLDVLEN; the protein is encoded by the coding sequence ATGCTCTTACAACGCATTTTCGCCTCTGTGATGTTGCTGGTCTGTGCCGGTCTTGCGCTGATGGCGTGGCCGTACCAGGCCGCGTTTTCCTACGAGCCGGTCGGGCCGCGTGCCTACCCGTTGCTGATGCTCGGGCTGATGAGCCTGGGCCTGATCTACATGATCATCCGCCCACAGCCGACCAAACACACCGAAGAAGAACCGGCGCTGGACCGCGAAACCCTGATCAAGATCGCCATCTGCGTCGGCCTGTTGATCGTGTTCGCCGGCACCTTCGAGCCCCTGGGTTTCATCCTCAGCAGCATGCTGATCGGCATCCCCATGGCGCGCCTGTATGGCGGCCGCTGGTTGCCGAGCGTGGTGATCGTCAGCCTCATGGCCATCGGCCTGTACCTGCTGTTCGACAAAGCCATGGATGTACCGCTGCCCCTGGGCCTGCTCGACGTTCTGGAGAACTGA
- a CDS encoding tripartite tricarboxylate transporter substrate binding protein translates to MTLSLRKLALAAGCVLFAGQLLAAEEPKRPECIAPASPGGGFDLTCKLAQSALVNEKLLSKPMRVTYMPGGVGAVAYNAVVAQRPADAGTLVAWSSGSLLNLAQGKFGRFDESAVRWLAAVGTSYGAIAVKNDSPYKTLDDLVKALKKDPGSVVIGSGGTVGSQDWMQTALIAKAAGINPRELRYVALEGGGEIATALLGGHIQVGSTDISDSMPHILSGDMRLLAVFSEERLDEPEMKNIPTAKEQGYDIVWPVVRGFYLGPKVSDADYAWWKDAFDKLLASDEFAKLRDQRELFPFAMTGPELDTYVKKQVADYKVLAKEFGLIQ, encoded by the coding sequence ATGACCCTTTCACTGCGTAAATTGGCCCTCGCCGCCGGCTGCGTACTGTTCGCCGGCCAACTGCTGGCCGCCGAAGAACCCAAGCGCCCGGAATGCATCGCCCCGGCCTCCCCCGGCGGCGGGTTTGACCTGACCTGCAAACTGGCGCAAAGCGCGCTGGTCAACGAGAAGCTGCTGAGCAAGCCGATGCGCGTGACCTACATGCCCGGCGGCGTCGGCGCGGTGGCCTACAACGCCGTGGTCGCCCAGCGCCCGGCGGATGCCGGCACCCTGGTGGCGTGGTCCAGCGGTTCGCTGCTGAACCTGGCCCAAGGCAAGTTCGGCCGCTTCGATGAGAGCGCCGTACGTTGGCTGGCAGCGGTCGGCACCAGCTACGGTGCCATCGCAGTGAAAAACGATTCGCCCTACAAGACCCTCGACGATCTCGTCAAAGCCCTGAAGAAAGATCCGGGCAGCGTCGTGATCGGTTCCGGCGGCACAGTCGGCAGCCAGGACTGGATGCAAACCGCACTGATCGCCAAGGCCGCCGGGATCAACCCGCGTGAGCTGCGCTACGTGGCCCTTGAAGGCGGCGGCGAAATCGCCACGGCCCTGCTCGGCGGCCACATCCAGGTGGGCAGTACCGACATCTCCGACTCCATGCCCCACATCCTCAGCGGTGACATGCGCCTGCTGGCGGTGTTCTCCGAAGAGCGCCTGGACGAGCCGGAAATGAAGAATATTCCGACCGCCAAAGAGCAAGGCTACGACATCGTCTGGCCCGTAGTACGTGGCTTCTACCTCGGGCCAAAAGTCAGCGATGCCGACTACGCCTGGTGGAAAGACGCGTTCGACAAACTGCTGGCTTCCGACGAGTTCGCCAAGCTGCGTGACCAGCGCGAGCTGTTCCCGTTCGCCATGACCGGCCCGGAGCTGGACACCTACGTGAAGAAACAAGTGGCTGACTACAAAGTGCTGGCCAAAGAGTTTGGCCTGATCCAGTAA
- a CDS encoding OprD family porin, whose amino-acid sequence MLSTQPQALTPVRFSRLTQTALASAAALAGFSPLSQAAFFEDSSGTLETRNMYFNRDFRDGTSAQQSKRDEWAQGFMLNLQSGYTDGTVGFGVDALGMLGVKLDSSPDRTGTGLLPTHDDGRAANEYSKLGLTGKVKISATELKIGSLAPELPILKPNDGRILPQTFNGGLITSKEFKNLVFTGGRLDKAKDRDDTNYEDIALNNKNSRFVSGATGKHFNFGGVDYKFADKITGSYHFAQLDDVYRQHFLGLVAARPMGPGTFATDLRLAISDDTGSARGGKIDNTSLNGLFSYALNGHKLSAGYQHMSGDNAFPYVDGSDPYLVNFVQINDFAGAKERSWQARYDFDFVKLGIPGLSFMSRYISGDNIQLKNGDTGKEWERNSEIKYVVQSGTFKDVAVRLRNATYRSNYSARDADEMRVLVSYSVALW is encoded by the coding sequence ATGCTGTCGACACAGCCCCAGGCTCTCACGCCTGTGCGTTTTTCCCGCCTGACCCAGACCGCCCTCGCCAGTGCCGCTGCCCTTGCCGGCTTTTCGCCGCTTAGCCAGGCTGCCTTCTTCGAAGACAGTAGCGGTACCCTGGAAACCCGCAACATGTACTTCAACCGCGACTTTCGCGACGGCACCAGCGCGCAGCAATCCAAGCGCGACGAATGGGCCCAGGGCTTCATGCTCAACCTGCAATCGGGCTACACCGACGGCACCGTCGGCTTTGGCGTGGATGCGCTGGGCATGCTCGGGGTCAAGCTCGACTCCAGCCCCGACCGCACCGGCACCGGCCTGCTGCCCACTCACGATGATGGCCGCGCCGCCAATGAGTACTCCAAGCTGGGCCTGACCGGCAAAGTGAAGATCTCCGCCACCGAGCTGAAGATCGGCTCACTGGCCCCCGAACTGCCGATCCTCAAGCCCAACGACGGGCGCATCCTGCCGCAGACCTTCAACGGCGGCCTGATCACCTCCAAGGAATTCAAGAACCTGGTGTTCACCGGTGGCCGCCTGGACAAAGCCAAGGACCGCGACGACACCAATTACGAAGACATCGCCCTCAACAACAAGAACAGCCGCTTCGTCAGCGGCGCCACCGGCAAGCACTTCAACTTCGGTGGCGTGGACTACAAGTTCGCCGACAAGATCACCGGCAGCTACCACTTCGCCCAGCTCGACGACGTGTACCGCCAGCACTTCCTCGGCCTCGTCGCCGCCCGCCCGATGGGCCCCGGCACCTTCGCCACCGACCTGCGCCTGGCCATCAGCGATGACACCGGCTCAGCCCGTGGCGGCAAGATCGACAACACATCCCTAAACGGCCTGTTCAGCTATGCCCTCAATGGCCATAAGCTCAGCGCCGGCTACCAGCACATGTCCGGCGACAATGCGTTTCCGTATGTGGATGGCAGCGACCCGTACCTGGTCAACTTCGTGCAGATCAACGACTTTGCCGGCGCCAAAGAACGCTCCTGGCAGGCGCGCTACGACTTCGATTTCGTCAAACTGGGCATCCCCGGCCTGAGTTTCATGAGCCGTTACATTTCGGGTGACAACATCCAGCTCAAAAACGGCGACACCGGCAAAGAGTGGGAGCGCAACAGCGAGATCAAGTACGTGGTGCAAAGCGGCACGTTCAAGGACGTGGCCGTGCGCCTGCGCAATGCCACCTACCGCTCCAACTACTCAGCCCGTGATGCAGATGAAATGCGCGTGCTGGTCAGCTACAGCGTCGCACTCTGGTAG